The following coding sequences are from one Humulus lupulus chromosome X, drHumLupu1.1, whole genome shotgun sequence window:
- the LOC133803649 gene encoding D-amino-acid transaminase, chloroplastic-like isoform X2 gives MASFSVSSLLKPISQNPKISIRSSNHSNCSKVIPHGFSSLAFGFRVFQRGSWREMRIVTSSIQNEALIVSHKKTTVVAGSGIQTFDIPLLTSSDAIERLKANRENHQGKQQFLAMYSSIFGGITTDPAAMVIPIDDHMVHRGHGVFDTATIMDGYLYELDQHVNRILRSASMAKINPAFDKETLRRILIQTASASKCRNGSIKYWLSVGPGDFQLSPSGCNQPTFYAVVFQDQSPSYSKGIKVITSSVPIKPSQFATTKSVNYLPNVLSKMEAEEQGAFAGIWLDNEGFIAEGPNMNVAFVMKENELLMPQFDKILSGCTANRVLALAEQLVSEGKLQGVRVGNVTVEEGKNATEMMLLGSGILVLPVIQWDDQIIGDEGSVTQALLNLIIEDMKFGPSSVRVPIPY, from the exons ATGGCTTCCTTTTCCGTTTCATCTCTTCTCAAACCCATTTCCCAAAACCCAAAAATATCCATAAGAAGCTCCAATCATTCGAATTGTTCTAAGGTGATTCCGCATGGTTTTTCCTCTTTGGCATTTGGGTTCAGGGTTTTTCAACGTGGGTCGTGGAGAGAGATGAGGATTGTTACAAGTTCCATTCAAAATGAAGCCTTGATTG TATCTCACAAGAAGACAACTGTTGTAGCAGGTTCAGGTATTCAAACATTTGATATTCCACTACTGACTAGCTCAGAT GCAATTGAAAGGTTGAAAGCCAACCGGGAAAACCATCAAGGGAAGCAACAATTCTTGGCCATGTACTCCAGCATTTTTGGTGGAATTACAACAGATCCTGCGGCTATGGTCATCCCTATTGATGATCACATGGTACACAGAGGGCACGGTGTTTTTGACACTGCTACCATAATGGACGG ATATCTATATGAGTTGGACCAACATGTTAACCGAATCCTGAGATCAGCAAGCATGGCCAAAATCAACCCTGCATTTGATAAGGAAACATTAAGAAGAATACTCATCCAAACAGCGAGTGCCTCAAAGTGCAGAAATGGATCTATAAAATACTGGCTCTCAGTGGGACCTGGCGATTTCCAGTTGTCTCCATCTGGTTGCAACCAACCAACATTTTATGCTGTTGTGTTTCAAGATCAATCCCCCTCTTATTCAAAGGGAATCAAGGTAATAACATCGTCAGTTCCAATAAAGCCTTCACAATTTGCAACAACAAAGAGCGTAAACTACCTCCCAAATGTTCTTTCAAAGATGGAAGCTGAAGAACAAGGTGCATTTGCAGGGATTTGGTTGGACAATGAAGGGTTCATTGCTGAAGGGCCTAATATGAATGTGGCTTTTGTCATGAAAGAGAATGAACTTTTGATGCCTCAATTCGATAAAATTTTAAGCGGTTGCACTGCTAATAGAGTTTTGGCTCTGGCTGAACAGCTAGTGAGCGAGGGAAAGCTTCAGGGAGTAAGAGTAGGCAATGTGACTGTAGAAGAGGGGAAAAATGCAACAGAAATGATGCTTCTTGGCAGTGGAATACTTGTTCTACCTGTGATACAGTGGGATGATCAGATCATTGGTGATG AAGGTTCAGTTACACAGGCTCTCTTGAATCTTATCATCGAGGACATGAAATTTGGGCCTTCATCTGTTCGTGTGCCGATTCCTTACTGA
- the LOC133803649 gene encoding D-amino-acid transaminase, chloroplastic-like isoform X1, with protein sequence MASFSVSSLLKPISQNPKISIRSSNHSNCSKVIPHGFSSLAFGFRVFQRGSWREMRIVTSSIQNEALIVSHKKTTVVAGSGIQTFDIPLLTSSDAIERLKANRENHQGKQQFLAMYSSIFGGITTDPAAMVIPIDDHMVHRGHGVFDTATIMDGYLYELDQHVNRILRSASMAKINPAFDKETLRRILIQTASASKCRNGSIKYWLSVGPGDFQLSPSGCNQPTFYAVVFQDQSPSYSKGIKVITSSVPIKPSQFATTKSVNYLPNVLSKMEAEEQGAFAGIWLDNEGFIAEGPNMNVAFVMKENELLMPQFDKILSGCTANRVLALAEQLVSEGKLQGVRVGNVTVEEGKNATEMMLLGSGILVLPVIQWDDQIIGDGAEGSVTQALLNLIIEDMKFGPSSVRVPIPY encoded by the exons ATGGCTTCCTTTTCCGTTTCATCTCTTCTCAAACCCATTTCCCAAAACCCAAAAATATCCATAAGAAGCTCCAATCATTCGAATTGTTCTAAGGTGATTCCGCATGGTTTTTCCTCTTTGGCATTTGGGTTCAGGGTTTTTCAACGTGGGTCGTGGAGAGAGATGAGGATTGTTACAAGTTCCATTCAAAATGAAGCCTTGATTG TATCTCACAAGAAGACAACTGTTGTAGCAGGTTCAGGTATTCAAACATTTGATATTCCACTACTGACTAGCTCAGAT GCAATTGAAAGGTTGAAAGCCAACCGGGAAAACCATCAAGGGAAGCAACAATTCTTGGCCATGTACTCCAGCATTTTTGGTGGAATTACAACAGATCCTGCGGCTATGGTCATCCCTATTGATGATCACATGGTACACAGAGGGCACGGTGTTTTTGACACTGCTACCATAATGGACGG ATATCTATATGAGTTGGACCAACATGTTAACCGAATCCTGAGATCAGCAAGCATGGCCAAAATCAACCCTGCATTTGATAAGGAAACATTAAGAAGAATACTCATCCAAACAGCGAGTGCCTCAAAGTGCAGAAATGGATCTATAAAATACTGGCTCTCAGTGGGACCTGGCGATTTCCAGTTGTCTCCATCTGGTTGCAACCAACCAACATTTTATGCTGTTGTGTTTCAAGATCAATCCCCCTCTTATTCAAAGGGAATCAAGGTAATAACATCGTCAGTTCCAATAAAGCCTTCACAATTTGCAACAACAAAGAGCGTAAACTACCTCCCAAATGTTCTTTCAAAGATGGAAGCTGAAGAACAAGGTGCATTTGCAGGGATTTGGTTGGACAATGAAGGGTTCATTGCTGAAGGGCCTAATATGAATGTGGCTTTTGTCATGAAAGAGAATGAACTTTTGATGCCTCAATTCGATAAAATTTTAAGCGGTTGCACTGCTAATAGAGTTTTGGCTCTGGCTGAACAGCTAGTGAGCGAGGGAAAGCTTCAGGGAGTAAGAGTAGGCAATGTGACTGTAGAAGAGGGGAAAAATGCAACAGAAATGATGCTTCTTGGCAGTGGAATACTTGTTCTACCTGTGATACAGTGGGATGATCAGATCATTGGTGATG GAGCAGAAGGTTCAGTTACACAGGCTCTCTTGAATCTTATCATCGAGGACATGAAATTTGGGCCTTCATCTGTTCGTGTGCCGATTCCTTACTGA
- the LOC133803649 gene encoding D-amino-acid transaminase, chloroplastic-like isoform X4, with amino-acid sequence MASFSVSSLLKPISQNPKISIRSSNHSNCSKVIPHGFSSLAFGFRVFQRGSWREMRIVTSSIQNEALIGSGIQTFDIPLLTSSDAIERLKANRENHQGKQQFLAMYSSIFGGITTDPAAMVIPIDDHMVHRGHGVFDTATIMDGYLYELDQHVNRILRSASMAKINPAFDKETLRRILIQTASASKCRNGSIKYWLSVGPGDFQLSPSGCNQPTFYAVVFQDQSPSYSKGIKVITSSVPIKPSQFATTKSVNYLPNVLSKMEAEEQGAFAGIWLDNEGFIAEGPNMNVAFVMKENELLMPQFDKILSGCTANRVLALAEQLVSEGKLQGVRVGNVTVEEGKNATEMMLLGSGILVLPVIQWDDQIIGDGAEGSVTQALLNLIIEDMKFGPSSVRVPIPY; translated from the exons ATGGCTTCCTTTTCCGTTTCATCTCTTCTCAAACCCATTTCCCAAAACCCAAAAATATCCATAAGAAGCTCCAATCATTCGAATTGTTCTAAGGTGATTCCGCATGGTTTTTCCTCTTTGGCATTTGGGTTCAGGGTTTTTCAACGTGGGTCGTGGAGAGAGATGAGGATTGTTACAAGTTCCATTCAAAATGAAGCCTTGATTG GTTCAGGTATTCAAACATTTGATATTCCACTACTGACTAGCTCAGAT GCAATTGAAAGGTTGAAAGCCAACCGGGAAAACCATCAAGGGAAGCAACAATTCTTGGCCATGTACTCCAGCATTTTTGGTGGAATTACAACAGATCCTGCGGCTATGGTCATCCCTATTGATGATCACATGGTACACAGAGGGCACGGTGTTTTTGACACTGCTACCATAATGGACGG ATATCTATATGAGTTGGACCAACATGTTAACCGAATCCTGAGATCAGCAAGCATGGCCAAAATCAACCCTGCATTTGATAAGGAAACATTAAGAAGAATACTCATCCAAACAGCGAGTGCCTCAAAGTGCAGAAATGGATCTATAAAATACTGGCTCTCAGTGGGACCTGGCGATTTCCAGTTGTCTCCATCTGGTTGCAACCAACCAACATTTTATGCTGTTGTGTTTCAAGATCAATCCCCCTCTTATTCAAAGGGAATCAAGGTAATAACATCGTCAGTTCCAATAAAGCCTTCACAATTTGCAACAACAAAGAGCGTAAACTACCTCCCAAATGTTCTTTCAAAGATGGAAGCTGAAGAACAAGGTGCATTTGCAGGGATTTGGTTGGACAATGAAGGGTTCATTGCTGAAGGGCCTAATATGAATGTGGCTTTTGTCATGAAAGAGAATGAACTTTTGATGCCTCAATTCGATAAAATTTTAAGCGGTTGCACTGCTAATAGAGTTTTGGCTCTGGCTGAACAGCTAGTGAGCGAGGGAAAGCTTCAGGGAGTAAGAGTAGGCAATGTGACTGTAGAAGAGGGGAAAAATGCAACAGAAATGATGCTTCTTGGCAGTGGAATACTTGTTCTACCTGTGATACAGTGGGATGATCAGATCATTGGTGATG GAGCAGAAGGTTCAGTTACACAGGCTCTCTTGAATCTTATCATCGAGGACATGAAATTTGGGCCTTCATCTGTTCGTGTGCCGATTCCTTACTGA
- the LOC133803649 gene encoding D-amino-acid transaminase, chloroplastic-like isoform X3 codes for MASFSVSSLLKPISQNPKISIRSSNHSNCSKVIPHGFSSLAFGFRVFQRGSWREMRIVTSSIQNEALIAGSGIQTFDIPLLTSSDAIERLKANRENHQGKQQFLAMYSSIFGGITTDPAAMVIPIDDHMVHRGHGVFDTATIMDGYLYELDQHVNRILRSASMAKINPAFDKETLRRILIQTASASKCRNGSIKYWLSVGPGDFQLSPSGCNQPTFYAVVFQDQSPSYSKGIKVITSSVPIKPSQFATTKSVNYLPNVLSKMEAEEQGAFAGIWLDNEGFIAEGPNMNVAFVMKENELLMPQFDKILSGCTANRVLALAEQLVSEGKLQGVRVGNVTVEEGKNATEMMLLGSGILVLPVIQWDDQIIGDGAEGSVTQALLNLIIEDMKFGPSSVRVPIPY; via the exons ATGGCTTCCTTTTCCGTTTCATCTCTTCTCAAACCCATTTCCCAAAACCCAAAAATATCCATAAGAAGCTCCAATCATTCGAATTGTTCTAAGGTGATTCCGCATGGTTTTTCCTCTTTGGCATTTGGGTTCAGGGTTTTTCAACGTGGGTCGTGGAGAGAGATGAGGATTGTTACAAGTTCCATTCAAAATGAAGCCTTGATTG CAGGTTCAGGTATTCAAACATTTGATATTCCACTACTGACTAGCTCAGAT GCAATTGAAAGGTTGAAAGCCAACCGGGAAAACCATCAAGGGAAGCAACAATTCTTGGCCATGTACTCCAGCATTTTTGGTGGAATTACAACAGATCCTGCGGCTATGGTCATCCCTATTGATGATCACATGGTACACAGAGGGCACGGTGTTTTTGACACTGCTACCATAATGGACGG ATATCTATATGAGTTGGACCAACATGTTAACCGAATCCTGAGATCAGCAAGCATGGCCAAAATCAACCCTGCATTTGATAAGGAAACATTAAGAAGAATACTCATCCAAACAGCGAGTGCCTCAAAGTGCAGAAATGGATCTATAAAATACTGGCTCTCAGTGGGACCTGGCGATTTCCAGTTGTCTCCATCTGGTTGCAACCAACCAACATTTTATGCTGTTGTGTTTCAAGATCAATCCCCCTCTTATTCAAAGGGAATCAAGGTAATAACATCGTCAGTTCCAATAAAGCCTTCACAATTTGCAACAACAAAGAGCGTAAACTACCTCCCAAATGTTCTTTCAAAGATGGAAGCTGAAGAACAAGGTGCATTTGCAGGGATTTGGTTGGACAATGAAGGGTTCATTGCTGAAGGGCCTAATATGAATGTGGCTTTTGTCATGAAAGAGAATGAACTTTTGATGCCTCAATTCGATAAAATTTTAAGCGGTTGCACTGCTAATAGAGTTTTGGCTCTGGCTGAACAGCTAGTGAGCGAGGGAAAGCTTCAGGGAGTAAGAGTAGGCAATGTGACTGTAGAAGAGGGGAAAAATGCAACAGAAATGATGCTTCTTGGCAGTGGAATACTTGTTCTACCTGTGATACAGTGGGATGATCAGATCATTGGTGATG GAGCAGAAGGTTCAGTTACACAGGCTCTCTTGAATCTTATCATCGAGGACATGAAATTTGGGCCTTCATCTGTTCGTGTGCCGATTCCTTACTGA